The Populus alba chromosome 6, ASM523922v2, whole genome shotgun sequence genomic interval ttttttcttatttcatttggGCATTAGATAAATATCCTAGTAGTTCATGTGCTGCATCATCGTAGCCGTCATCCATGGAAATGAATAGATTGGTACATGAACTGAGTTCTTATGGACTAAAACTTTCTGATTGAATGGTACAATATCCTGATAGTTTATGCTGGATCATGGTATAGTACATGTACCAGATCCGTGGTTATAATTCCAGGGTAGCCCTTCGGCTGCGTAACCTGAAATTTGATTTCAAGCTAGGgaacctttcttctcttctgatTTTACGCTCGTTCCTCTTCTGCTGTTGTATTCATTTACTAGCCCATAACTGGTATGCTAcaaatgcatttaatttttgttcgcAGACGAGAGCTTTTTAACAAATGGCTATTTGGATCAAGTACTGGACTGGATTCCAGGAATGAAAGATATACGATTGAGGGATCTTCCAAGTTTTCTTCGTACAACAGATCcagatgattattttttcaacttctgCATGGAATGTGCTGAGAGAGCATCTGAAGGTTCTGCAGTGATTTTCCATACTTTTGATGCTTTGGAGAAAGAAGTCTTGAGTGCTCTTTACTCAATGTTTCCTCGTGTCTACACGATCGGTCCACTTCAATTGCTTCTCAATCAAATGAAAGAAGATGATCTAGATTCTATTGGATATAATCTATGGAAAGAAGAGGTTGAGTGTCTCCAATGGCTTGATTCCAAGAAACCAAACTCAGTAATTTATGTTAACTTTGGTAGCGTAGCAGTCGCTACAAAGCAGCAGCTGATTGAATTGGGAATGGGACTTGCTAAAAGTGGCCATCCATTTTTATGGATAATAAGGCCTGACATGGTCACAGGCGACTCCGCCATATTGCCACCGGAATTTACTGACGAGACTAAAGACAGAGGATTTATTTCAAACTGGTGTCCCCAAGAGGAAGTTCTCAACCACCCATCAATAGGAGGTTTCCTAACACATAGTGGATGGAATTCAACAGCTGAGAGCATTTCTTCTGGGGTGCCCATGCTTTGTTTGCCATTCTTTGCTGATCAACAGACGAACTGTAGGTACACTTGCAATGAGTGGGGCATTGGAATGGAGATTGATAGCAATGCGGAAAGAGATAAAGTGGAGAAGCTTGTGCGAGAGTTGATGGAAGGAGAGAAAGGTAGGGAGGTAAAGAAAAAAGTCATGGAGTGGAGAAAATTAGCAGAGGAAGCCGCTGATCCAAGTGGGTCATCATCCATGAATTTAGACGAGTTGGTGAAGGCGGTGCTTTTGAAGTTTGAATGATAAACTCTCAACACAAGGTTCTCAATTCTATTtcaataaatgttttattttttcaattgaaatgcaatgttttagttttaaaatatttcggCATATCGTTTCGGGGTtgtactgtttatatatatatatatatatatatatatatatattcaacaaacataattcaaattcaagataaattaattataaattatgcaatacaaatacaatgctaaacaaatatatttttaaattttaaaatatttctaaataatcaagattaaatagatctttaacttaaagtaattcaacttaaacaaaatatcaaaatattatgaaaataaaatgttttaacacaaatattttaaatataaagttaggtcaatgttatcaaggctaattgaatctaaaacattccttgttttgctcaaattcctataaagtataaacacgaaaaaaaaaaacatgaatataaatcatatatattagtgataaatctaattctaaaaaattaatatcattgttaatgaaaatagtaataataatttttaatactattattaatatcattgttattgaaaatagtaatgaaaatgagctttttatacttgggtggtttaattaattaaattgaacgaggttcaatttgattcaatggcttttcaagagcggaatggaacatgtggaatgaaaccagAACGTTCCAGCTGAAATTTTGCCGAAAAATCTGGAACGGACCGAGAtgtaaaatgagatgaaaattgtTTCGTTTTTTAAATTGGTATAGAATGTTTCTGTCATTCTAATCAAAACAGAatagaattgacaaccttgctcGACACaaataatgtattattttaaatttctcctCTTTAGAATGGAATCGTAAGTCAAATGAGTTTGgctatgatttattttgtattatttttaaagatttaaatCCACGTGGAATTCAATTattaacactaaaaatatttatagaaattacaacttagaaatgaaattgacaaaatataaaatggacctattAAACaactcattatttatttcatcacaaaacatctAAGTCAGTAATTCGACATAAGTTTCtataatttacaaacaaatacaattttataaaatctaaaacaaattttaacatgtacaaattataaatcctTACAacatttgtttgagaaaaaaaataataaaacaagtaaacacctaaacaaaatatatatactacaaaaatatgaaaaaaaaattaactttttaaaattatgttcaatttttttgaaaaaaaaagtagatttaCTTATATAAGATAGaaaatcctcaataaaatttcaatcagAATATGAATGCTGGCAAACCGAGTATTGTTATGGCTGGAAAAATTATGGGTCAATTATAAGGTTATGTCGTGATTATTATTGGAGGTCCAGATTTTGGGAGTTGCATGCCTTTCCGTTCACATTCAGTAGTGACCATTTCACAATTAATCGATCCAGTCAGAGCCTGTAAGCAGCCTTAAATAGCAGCATTAAATCCCAACCACCAGTCTCATAGAATACACATGCACGTACAGCAAAAGAGGTTGTAGCGAAAGGAACGTCAGCCACTATATATCATAAAAGATGCAATGATTTGACGTATGATCGATCCAGTATTAAAGTAGAAGCTGTGCAACATGTTTCACGGGGCTGACCAATCTATGATCTTGtgccctctctttctctcttgagGTTTCAAAGAAGGTGCCGCCACCCCTCACTCTGTGTTGTCTCAAccaagagagaaagagattggtaaaaaaagagaaagagaggacaCAGAGTGAGGGGTGGCGGCACCTTCTCTGTTCAGAAAACATGTTCTTTAGAAACTTTCCAAAATTGCTGAACTTTAGAAACTTTATTTGAAACCTTCCCTTTCCTTGTTGATTCACCATCACACTATTGCAGCTTCAATACTGCACACATATGTCACTTTATTAATGCTTCTCTTATGTTATTGGTTGACATTCCTTTCGTGACAGTTGATGGTGTTGGTGTAAcgcttttaattttattttggtcggTTAGCAGATAGTATGTACATGTATAAACTATTTTGCCTTCTTGTATTGTCGTTCTCAACACCTTGTTAGACTTGTGTGTTTTAATTATTCTAACAAACTCCCTTAGTAGAAATTGACGATGTTGTCTATgagtaattcaataatttatcagTTTATGAtagtataataaataaattgtttgaaaGTAACAATATATGAAGTATTATATTTGCTGAATAAAAAGTCTTAATTCATCGCACAGTTAAATAGCACATAATTATGTGCTTGTCTGAATTCTAtatctattaaatatatttttctaacaatattttttggtaCGGGTCGTTCAAGATGGAAGAATATTGACAGGTTCTCACTTGAAGGCACTTCCCTATCGTCATCATGCCATGGAACgtgttgattctttttctcaagtGAGactcgaaatagtacgagataaatttTATGATCTCTTCAATAATATAAACCTTGCATATCAAAGCCTCAACATGCACCttgttttttactcttttttttttttaagttgaacaagtacctgcatgaaattaaatgaatgcttttaatttttttaaaaagactagAATTTTAATTACAATGCATGTGTAATCCCTAACCTCTCGAATGAATACATCTATCTATGTTGGACTAGGCCTCTAACTCTCGCCTCAAATGGTGGATGTATGGGTAGATGCTTTATTGAGTCgaacgataaaaaaaatatcatctcaagtttgcatattgtCTGGACGATATTCATTTCAAGCCTCTCTATGTGTTGTTTCTGCAACTtattggagcatatatctctaaagaagtGACTGATCTATGTGAATGCATCTCATGTCTCCTTTGACAATAAATCATAGTAAGCTAGTGGAATAgatgtttgcataaacacgtgacAATCATGAATCTTTATTCCATGCAACATGCAATCCTTCAAATTCACCAACCTTGATATATTCGAAACATGTCCATTAGAAAaacacagactcttaagccattggTAGACAAATAACTGTGCATTCTTGTCTATGACGACTTTGGACTTTCTGACTAGGGactcatcataaaccaactccatatttttatggtGACAAAACAAAGATATATCCATTATAgtct includes:
- the LOC118052972 gene encoding 7-deoxyloganetin glucosyltransferase-like; translated protein: MFRKILADKPHVICIPCPAQSHVKAMLKLAKLLHSRGFLITFVNTEFNHRRLLKSRGPYSLNGLPDFRFESIPDGLPPSDENATQDVQAIFEACKENLIAPFNELLAKLNDTASSDVPQVTCIVSDGFVPVAITAAQRHGIPVALFFSISACSFMGLKQYKELKERGLFPLKDESFLTNGYLDQVLDWIPGMKDIRLRDLPSFLRTTDPDDYFFNFCMECAERASEGSAVIFHTFDALEKEVLSALYSMFPRVYTIGPLQLLLNQMKEDDLDSIGYNLWKEEVECLQWLDSKKPNSVIYVNFGSVAVATKQQLIELGMGLAKSGHPFLWIIRPDMVTGDSAILPPEFTDETKDRGFISNWCPQEEVLNHPSIGGFLTHSGWNSTAESISSGVPMLCLPFFADQQTNCRYTCNEWGIGMEIDSNAERDKVEKLVRELMEGEKGREVKKKVMEWRKLAEEAADPSGSSSMNLDELVKAVLLKFE